Below is a genomic region from Prunus persica cultivar Lovell chromosome G3, Prunus_persica_NCBIv2, whole genome shotgun sequence.
AAGTGTGATGCCTTCCTCTTGGCCACTTGTTGAAGATGATGCATCGTCCAGTTGAAGAGTTGGGCATGTCAAAAACCCATATGCCACGCCTGTAAATGCAGCTCCAAGATGTGTCCTGCAACATTTACCCAATAAAAGGGTGTCAAAAGCAATGTTTAAAGATCCCATGGCATATGGTCAATTTGTGTAACTCATATAATTCACTTGGTTTGAAGCCTTACCAGTCATCAATTGGACCAAAACAGCTCAATGTGAAGCTAAGAAGCGTAGTTATTACTGCTTTTCGGAACATGCCCTCTGAAACTTCCTTTGAAATTATGTCTTTGTTCTGGACCTGATAAGTGAGCCAAGCTCCCATCATGGCAAATATTGGTCCCTGTGATCAATTTATTGGACttagataaaattttgaaaagaaaaaaaaaattgaagtgtGGAATCAGTCAGATAAAGAAGTTGAGGAGCAGCTTACTGTTCCACCAACAGTTGGCTCTGGTGTATGAAGAAAGCTAATCAAGTTGCCAGAGATTCCTCCAAGTATGTAAATCAAGAAAAATGTAAATGAACCATAGCCTCTGCACACTTTAGGCCCAAATGTCACAAGCCCCCAACAGCCAACGACTATGTGAAAGAATCCTGAGTGCTGCATATACCAAATGTTTCTAAGAGGAAGTTCTATGAACCAAACCATATAACAGATCAATGCCTAACTTCCTAATGCAAATaccctataatttttttataaatattttcacatcCAAATCACTGCCCAACTTCCTAATGCAACAGAGCTaataatatcaaaataaatgtTAAATGGAAACAGAACGGAAACACGAACCGAATTGTCAATCTTGTACCAGAAACATGGGTGTCACAAGCCTCCACCATTCTCCAACCAGGATCAAACCATTTATCTTTGCTCCATATAGTAATGGAAGAGAAAAGAGCCCTAAGTCAGAACTCCTAACTGGACTTGCTATCTCAAACAGAAAAACTGCAATATTTATAGAACCCAATATGCTTCTGCATCCAAGATGAAGAACAAAGAATTTTAACATTGACtatgaaatgaaatattgCAGCTAGGAAAAACTAAGCTGCAGCATATTCAAATATTGATTTAGATGTGGCAGGGTCTTACATTAAGTAGAGATCAGAGATTTCATTATACTGCAGTGAATCTTGAGAGCTCTGAGGACCATGATCATCCCTTGTACTTGCAGGATTTCTGTAGCTCTTCTGTTCTTCCCTCTTATCAGATTTTTCAGAATCTTGATTGATAGATGATAGTTTTTCAGTAGGATTGTCTTCAGTAAGATCAACAGAACTAAATGTATAATTCTCTGAGTCTCCATCTGaagtaataaaaattataaaattaattgcCTTTTGTTAGAAATAATTACTCACCACATATATTAGAAAGAAGCTACTTCTACCTTTATTAAGTTTTCCAAAATAACCATCAAGAGACTCCAACCCCTTCTTTAATCTCAACTGACCATTTCTAGTGAGTGGCTCCCTTGTCCTGTTTGACTTATCTGCAGGCAGATTTGTGCCATTTTGGAGTTTCCCAAGATAGGAATCTAAAGATCTGAGTTGCTTCTCATTTGTACCAGAATCTGATGCATACCAAACCATGCCTATATTCTGCTTTCTTTCATTATTTGCTAAAATGAAACTTGGATGGCTTTCTAGTTCTTTAGATGCACTTGCCTCTCTTGTCTTCTTTTGTGTCAACACATCAGTGCtaagaaatgaagaaatatGCCAATTCCTGCACATATTGCTAGACATATCACTCTGTCTCATTGCATAATGATTCAGTTGAGCATTGCCTTTGTATGGGATTTTGTAGCATATTGGAACCACAGCCATGAATTcctaagaaagaaagaaagaaagaacaaaagggTATCATAACCTAACTCTAACAGATAATTGTGTCTTTGCGTGTGAAAGTTATGCATATAAATATGGAACAATACTGATAAGTTGGTGCTGAAGAAAACAGTGAAACAGGTGGGTGCATGTGTATTTGGTAGagttttcaacaacaaaatcttTTCCTGATACACAGTCTGTTTGGTTTatgaatataaatttatatgtataataaAAGCAACCAAAGTTGTAAACAGTTTGCAAAAGCAGCAgactttctttctctctgcaGCCAAACTGAGAGAGGCCACTCAAAAATGCCAACTTTACTGAActtaaagattaaaaaaaaaaagcttaagaGGGTTTTCCAAAAGAACAATAAAGATGGAGATGCCAATGAAAAAACAGGCAGTTGCATTGCATACCTCAATTCCCAGATTTTCCAAAATggatattaatttaaatttgcaGAGCTTTTGAGGGGGACAAGGTCAGAGGTTGTTTGTAATTCTTGGTATACTCCCATTAATAGAAGTCTGTGTGGCCAAAGAACAACAATCCCATGAAAAACCTAGGATTGAAAGAAATAGTGAGGCAGTGACAACGAGTGAAATCCCAAGTGGAACCTCCCTTATCTCTGTTGCTCCACTAGGACTTTGCCACGAGTGGCTCACCGCTGATATGGTTTGCGTGGACAAACTCCATTTGACACCCTTTCTTCATTAGCCATTAAAAAGCTAACGGTCAAACAAAGCCcaacaaaaaatgaataacGTCTTGTCTGGATTCTGGATTATTGATTTTGTACAAAGATATGTGATATGCAATGTCATATCTGTGACAATAACATACGTGATTTGTGTGTTATGTTTCTATTGTTAGACCGTATATTTCCCTCGATATATGTGCTTCAATATCGCccaatataaattaaatatatattaaacttAAGAAAAATTACACGTAAAAAGAGCGTGTTATGAATATATTTAATACTCAAAAAAGGAAGTCTTGCATTGAATGCTTACATTCTAATGCCTATAATTTACACAAATGGTTCATatagttttgattttttttttcctttctattttTGGCCTGTAATTTGATTCATTTTCATTAAGGTTTTCATAGGTTCAATTATAGTAATCTTACCTTTCTAAGTTTCTAACTttgcaattcaaggacaaatCTTTATTTTCGTCAATTGAGGGAACAACACATGGTTACATGCCGAATGTATAGTGGGAGACATTTTAGACATTTTTTGTCAAGTTATAAACAATAAACCCTGAAACTTGACTCGGTTTCCACTAAGGTCAAGATAATCCATCATATTTGTGCGGCATGTTGTCATATTCTCTacaaaattcccaaaaacAAGGATTTGTCATTGGATTGCAAACGTTAGACAACTACGTAAGTAAAATTATAGAAATGAAAACTATATGTGGActtattttgtttgtagttTGACATTGGTAATTCCATAAGGCCTATTTGGTAAGCCAGACTGGACTAGATTGGATTAACCTTTCTACATTACACTAGACTGGTTGGGATATGACTGAATTTTAAGAAGTTGTTTGATGCAATATAACACCAAAGTTGAGATTAGTAtgccatttttttattttttttatttttatattctcatttctaaattaattacaacaaAATCGATTTTcaatccaacaaaaaaaaacaatacaaatataaGTTGTCATCTTCAGACTTCTCAGCCACCTCCCTTCATAtctcaaagaacaaaaaaattcaaaattatatataatataaagaggaagaagttatgaatctGCCTTTCACCAATTTTTTCTTCCACCATATGCCTTTCATCCAAGATCTAAGGTCTATATATGGCAGTAGAGAAGATTTGGCagaggggaagagagagagaggatctgagagaagagagaagaggagaagagaagagaagaggggaagaaagagagaacaGAGAAGaggggaagagagaaagaagaagaagaaagatggcTGGAGGCGTGCTCTCTAGCTTCGAAACCCACGTCTGGGGTTGGGTTTCTAAGCCCCAATTATTTGGGACTTGGATCCAAAGTCCATATCCAGTCCTAAACACACTTTAAGCCCACCAAACGGTGACTAAGACTTATGTCCgttttaattgaaaatatcCAATCCAGTCCAACTTACCAAACGGGGTTAATATTGTTGTTTTAGTGAAAAATTATGTTTCATGTCCAAGCTTCAAGGCCTGGGTCAAGCTTAAGATAGAAGGAACATGCCTCCTCATTATACAAATGGGCCGGCCCAACTTCAAAGATAAGAAAATTATCATGTTAGAGTGTGACAATCAACGTTATGACAATGTACTCACCTATAATTGTTGCTACGAAAATCGTGAACGTTATATTGGGAAGCGAAGTAAAaccggttttttttcctttttaatataaacaaaattacaaaagtaCCCTTCTAACCCTAGACGCCCCTATTTCAGTGTTTTGTGTCTCCGCCTCTCACTCTCATATCAGCAGACATCTCTCATTCGCACCTCTAGATCTATCTCATCTTGCAGCTTTCTCAAAATCTCTCTCCGTCGATaattctgctttttttttttttgcatctctctcactctccctcAAAGGTGAGAAACTCCAAtattcatcatttttcttttccaattacATTTTTTAAGTTATAATCCAAATTAGGGTGTGTTTCCAATGTTTATACTGATCTTGTGAATGAAAATTGTCACTTTGAAATGCATTGATAAATGCATGTTTGATTTCACTAGATTATATCTTCTTGGTGATTACTAATCAAttgaataaattttgtaagTGTGTAAttgatagatttttttttccctaaattTTGTAAGTGCATATATTTCGTTAGTTAGATCTATTATtaga
It encodes:
- the LOC18782189 gene encoding RHOMBOID-like protein 9, chloroplastic, yielding MAVVPICYKIPYKGNAQLNHYAMRQSDMSSNMCRNWHISSFLSTDVLTQKKTREASASKELESHPSFILANNERKQNIGMVWYASDSGTNEKQLRSLDSYLGKLQNGTNLPADKSNRTREPLTRNGQLRLKKGLESLDGYFGKLNKDGDSENYTFSSVDLTEDNPTEKLSSINQDSEKSDKREEQKSYRNPASTRDDHGPQSSQDSLQYNEISDLYLISILGSINIAVFLFEIASPVRSSDLGLFSLPLLYGAKINGLILVGEWWRLVTPMFLHSGFFHIVVGCWGLVTFGPKVCRGYGSFTFFLIYILGGISGNLISFLHTPEPTVGGTGPIFAMMGAWLTYQVQNKDIISKEVSEGMFRKAVITTLLSFTLSCFGPIDDWTHLGAAFTGVAYGFLTCPTLQLDDASSSTSGQEEGITLVRRYADPCKSLFFFTLFALVLTCLLFFVEPPLNVIASDTSL